One genomic window of Desmospora activa DSM 45169 includes the following:
- a CDS encoding DivIVA domain-containing protein, whose product MQRLTPRDIFDKDFKTSLRGYDVDEVNHFLDLIIKNYEAVLEENHQLKEELKRTKKDGKRGLSNGQQDPTIQDILRRLERLEQMMHR is encoded by the coding sequence ATGCAACGTTTAACACCACGCGATATCTTTGATAAAGACTTTAAAACTTCCCTCCGGGGCTATGATGTAGATGAAGTGAACCATTTTTTGGATCTCATCATTAAAAATTATGAGGCGGTGCTGGAAGAGAACCACCAGTTGAAGGAAGAATTGAAACGGACCAAGAAAGACGGAAAGCGTGGACTATCCAATGGACAACAGGATCCGACCATTCAGGATATTTTGCGTCGATTGGAACGGTTGGAGCAAATGATGCATCGATAA